In the genome of Hyphobacterium sp. CCMP332, one region contains:
- the corA gene encoding magnesium/cobalt transporter CorA has protein sequence MTNTENFMSKKAGLPPGTLIHIGKKTTEEQRITVFDYNPEELSETECKKIEDVFPFKDKKSVSWINIDGLHETDNIAKLGEHFGIHPLVLEDVLNTRLRPQLEEHDEFLFISLKMLGISGDQKHIITEQISFILGENWLISFQEKQGDIFDGLRHRAKDIKRPLRKRGNDYLLYRLLDTIVDHYFFIIEHINEKIEVLDKRVLIDSTNEFIFEVQKLKNKIINFRKVVTPLREMLTTLKKDENEFFEESTLIYLNDVYDHVIQIQETVESQKESLTSLLELHTSLLGHKMNQIMKVLTIMASIFIPLTFVAGIYGMNFEYMPELGFRYGYFVVWGIMILIFVGMLIYFQRKKWL, from the coding sequence ATGACTAATACAGAAAATTTTATGTCAAAAAAGGCCGGATTGCCTCCCGGTACATTAATACATATTGGTAAAAAAACTACCGAAGAACAAAGGATTACCGTATTTGACTATAATCCCGAAGAACTAAGTGAGACCGAATGCAAGAAAATCGAGGATGTTTTTCCCTTCAAGGATAAAAAATCGGTCAGTTGGATCAATATCGACGGTTTACATGAAACTGATAATATTGCAAAATTAGGAGAGCACTTTGGCATTCACCCATTGGTGCTTGAAGATGTTCTAAACACAAGACTGCGTCCTCAGTTGGAAGAACACGATGAGTTTTTGTTCATTTCTTTAAAAATGCTGGGAATATCCGGCGATCAAAAACACATCATAACAGAACAGATTAGTTTTATTTTAGGTGAAAATTGGTTGATTTCCTTTCAGGAGAAGCAAGGCGATATTTTCGATGGTCTTCGACACAGAGCAAAAGACATCAAACGCCCATTGCGGAAAAGAGGAAATGATTATTTATTGTATCGATTATTGGATACCATCGTTGATCATTACTTCTTTATTATTGAACACATCAATGAAAAAATCGAAGTTCTTGACAAAAGAGTATTAATTGACTCAACAAATGAATTCATTTTTGAAGTACAAAAACTTAAAAATAAAATAATCAATTTCCGGAAGGTTGTTACACCCCTTAGAGAAATGCTGACCACATTAAAAAAAGATGAGAATGAATTTTTTGAAGAAAGCACGCTTATTTATCTCAATGATGTTTATGATCATGTCATTCAAATACAGGAAACAGTAGAATCTCAAAAAGAATCGCTTACTTCTCTTCTCGAATTACATACTTCCTTGCTCGGCCATAAAATGAATCAGATCATGAAAGTGCTTACGATCATGGCTTCTATATTTATTCCATTGACTTTTGTTGCAGGAATATATGGGATGAATTTTGAATATATGCCCGAATTGGGCTTTCGCTATGGTTATTTTGTAGTATGGGGTATAATGATTTTAATTTTTGTAGGCATGCTGATTTATTTTCAACGAAAGAAATGGCTATAA
- a CDS encoding PAS domain-containing protein, which yields MDKKFIFRNSVLTLFALLITAIVFIVDLNVDSSLTVSGMYVVIILYVFILQWKYVSIVFGLLIALLIIIDYNQSEIKDQAQSINFMISMSGLWVAVILVNLAHRGFDFVDSFQKNLEKEVKKRTSEIKRYESKIRMMTNEIKDQAFILVNHMGIIETWNIGAQYIFGYPEKSALSMNFKQLLNDSNNSSPTYTELSEIKKNTVFKLWLKRNDGTSFYARISVNPIKFGKTISAYTLIINDLSDVRALELETKNKELESFAHIVAHDLKAPVNTITGLVDLVQAENNKDPKAKESVYITKIKDSAERMNTLISGILQYAQLGEIESFKKLNIMAILSEIEDDLKSEIDKTKADLKIVKLPSIIGNELEIRLLFQNLISNAIKFSIENRPPKIRISAKEKPDHWEFSVSDNGKGIPEKMQKDIFRIFYRSPDNKNIEGSGIGLSNCKKIVTLHRGDIWVDSAINTGTTFYFTISKHLQD from the coding sequence GTGGACAAAAAATTCATATTTAGAAATAGCGTTTTAACTCTATTTGCGCTTTTAATAACCGCAATAGTATTTATTGTCGATCTAAATGTTGATTCTTCCTTGACTGTTTCCGGTATGTATGTGGTAATAATATTATATGTGTTTATTCTGCAATGGAAATATGTATCAATAGTTTTTGGTTTGCTTATCGCTTTGCTCATAATAATAGATTATAACCAAAGCGAAATAAAGGACCAGGCCCAAAGTATCAACTTTATGATTTCAATGTCAGGACTCTGGGTAGCCGTAATATTGGTCAATTTAGCACATCGCGGTTTTGATTTTGTGGATTCATTTCAAAAAAATCTGGAGAAAGAGGTAAAGAAAAGGACCTCAGAGATTAAACGATATGAAAGTAAAATCCGCATGATGACCAATGAAATAAAAGATCAGGCATTCATACTCGTAAATCATATGGGTATTATTGAAACATGGAATATAGGTGCCCAATATATATTTGGCTACCCCGAAAAATCGGCCCTTTCCATGAATTTTAAACAGCTACTCAACGATTCAAATAATAGCTCTCCTACTTATACTGAACTTTCGGAAATTAAGAAGAATACTGTATTTAAGCTTTGGCTCAAAAGAAATGATGGGACAAGTTTTTATGCAAGAATATCTGTTAACCCTATAAAGTTTGGAAAAACTATTTCTGCATACACCTTAATAATTAACGATCTGAGTGATGTAAGAGCATTGGAACTGGAAACAAAAAATAAGGAATTGGAATCTTTTGCACATATTGTAGCGCATGACCTAAAAGCACCTGTTAATACCATTACAGGACTTGTCGATTTGGTTCAGGCCGAAAATAACAAAGACCCCAAAGCCAAAGAGAGCGTATACATAACGAAAATAAAAGACTCTGCTGAAAGAATGAATACTTTGATTTCAGGAATTCTTCAATATGCTCAGCTAGGAGAAATTGAATCATTTAAGAAATTAAATATAATGGCAATTCTCAGTGAAATAGAAGATGACCTGAAATCAGAAATTGACAAAACTAAAGCAGATTTGAAAATTGTAAAACTACCGTCAATTATAGGCAATGAACTGGAAATAAGACTTTTATTTCAAAACCTGATTTCCAATGCCATAAAATTCAGCATTGAAAATCGTCCACCTAAGATTAGAATATCAGCAAAAGAAAAACCCGATCATTGGGAATTTTCTGTTTCTGATAATGGAAAAGGCATACCCGAAAAAATGCAAAAAGACATTTTTAGAATATTTTATCGATCGCCTGATAATAAAAATATTGAAGGAAGCGGAATTGGACTTTCAAACTGTAAAAAAATTGTTACCCTTCATCGCGGAGATATTTGGGTTGATTCAGCAATTAACACCGGCACGACTTTTTACTTTACCATTTCAAAACATCTACAGGATTAG
- the bshA gene encoding N-acetyl-alpha-D-glucosaminyl L-malate synthase BshA, translating into MKIGIVCYPTYGGSGVVATELGIALAKRGHEVHFITYSQPTRLDFFNENIFYHEVDVQAYPLFQYPPYELALASKMVNVVEYEKLDILHVHYAIPHASAAYMAQQILKEQNINIPFVTTLHGTDITLVGKDASYEPVVSFSINKSNGVTAVSKSLKEDTFKHFHINTEIEVIPNFIDLSRFKKQKKDHFKLAICPNGEKLIVHTSNFRKVKRVQDVVKTFDKVRHILPSKLLLVGDGPERLHIEEMCRELNACEDIRFLGKLDAVEEVLSVADLFIMPSEKESFGLAALEAMACEVPLISTNAGGLPELNIQGKTGYLAEVGDIEAMVKYAVHILDEKNLPDFKRNALNRAKEFDIHTILPLYENFYNEVLAKSKKQNITV; encoded by the coding sequence ATGAAAATTGGAATTGTTTGTTATCCCACTTACGGTGGTTCGGGCGTAGTTGCTACGGAACTCGGTATTGCTTTGGCAAAAAGAGGGCATGAAGTGCACTTTATTACCTATTCCCAACCAACACGTCTGGATTTTTTCAATGAAAATATTTTTTATCATGAAGTGGATGTGCAGGCCTATCCCTTGTTTCAGTACCCTCCTTATGAATTGGCACTGGCCAGTAAAATGGTAAATGTGGTTGAATATGAAAAATTGGATATTCTTCATGTTCATTATGCCATCCCCCATGCTTCAGCAGCATATATGGCGCAACAAATTTTAAAGGAACAGAATATTAACATTCCTTTTGTAACAACCCTTCACGGAACAGACATCACCCTGGTAGGCAAGGATGCAAGCTATGAACCTGTAGTTTCTTTTAGTATCAATAAATCAAATGGTGTAACTGCTGTTTCAAAAAGTTTGAAAGAAGATACTTTTAAACATTTTCATATTAATACAGAAATAGAAGTTATTCCCAATTTCATTGATCTTTCGCGTTTTAAGAAACAAAAGAAAGATCATTTCAAATTGGCCATTTGTCCAAACGGGGAAAAACTCATTGTACATACCTCCAATTTCAGGAAAGTGAAAAGGGTTCAGGATGTTGTAAAAACCTTTGATAAAGTTCGACACATTTTGCCTTCCAAATTATTGTTGGTAGGTGATGGGCCCGAGCGTTTGCATATAGAAGAAATGTGTAGGGAATTGAATGCCTGTGAGGATATCCGATTTCTTGGAAAACTTGATGCGGTAGAAGAAGTATTGTCAGTAGCAGACTTATTTATAATGCCATCGGAAAAGGAAAGTTTTGGACTGGCAGCTTTGGAAGCTATGGCTTGCGAAGTGCCCTTAATTTCAACCAATGCAGGGGGCCTGCCGGAGTTGAATATTCAGGGCAAAACGGGATATTTGGCTGAAGTTGGTGATATCGAGGCAATGGTTAAATATGCAGTTCATATTCTAGATGAAAAGAATTTACCCGATTTTAAAAGAAATGCCTTAAACAGGGCAAAAGAATTTGACATCCATACAATATTGCCTTTGTATGAGAATTTTTATAATGAGGTATTAGCCAAAAGCAAAAAACAGAATATTACAGTTTAA
- a CDS encoding sterol desaturase family protein, which produces MATNTQKTKNINRVKVFDNPVLELLTKTHIAFPLTIFPVLSAWMIYMAYTRFFLSSVEIWAIFFFSFLLFTLVEYIVHRNVFHWVPNTPLKQFIQYHFHGVHHAEPKDKKRLAMPIVVSLALAFFTLGVAYLFIGKYSFVFTPGFAMGYTAYLGVHYMVHAYAPPKEGPFKVLWVNHAIHHYKDDSVAFGVSSPLWDVVFGTLPQKSKKAA; this is translated from the coding sequence ATGGCAACAAATACTCAAAAAACCAAGAATATAAACAGGGTAAAAGTTTTTGATAATCCTGTTTTAGAGTTACTTACAAAAACTCATATTGCTTTTCCATTAACGATCTTTCCTGTACTTTCAGCATGGATGATTTATATGGCTTATACCAGGTTTTTTTTAAGTTCTGTAGAAATTTGGGCTATCTTTTTCTTCTCTTTTCTTCTCTTTACACTCGTGGAATATATCGTTCATAGAAATGTATTTCACTGGGTTCCAAATACACCTTTAAAACAATTTATTCAATATCATTTTCACGGGGTTCATCATGCGGAACCAAAGGACAAGAAAAGATTAGCAATGCCAATAGTGGTTAGTCTGGCTTTGGCTTTTTTTACATTGGGTGTTGCATATTTGTTTATTGGAAAATACTCATTTGTTTTTACTCCCGGATTTGCGATGGGATATACAGCCTATCTAGGTGTTCACTATATGGTTCACGCATACGCACCCCCGAAGGAAGGCCCTTTTAAAGTGTTATGGGTCAATCATGCCATTCACCACTATAAAGATGATTCTGTTGCTTTTGGGGTGTCATCTCCACTTTGGGATGTTGTTTTTGGTACTTTACCTCAAAAATCAAAAAAGGCAGCCTAA